A window of the Lepisosteus oculatus isolate fLepOcu1 chromosome 14, fLepOcu1.hap2, whole genome shotgun sequence genome harbors these coding sequences:
- the LOC138242627 gene encoding uncharacterized protein has product MGGEAQAKVGGVAGGRWQVARARGGEAQAKVGGVAGLSSSTHLIQPRPPATPPTLARASPPPARATCHSSHLGPGLSSHLLLRPGPPATPPTLARASPPISSSSPGHLPPATPPTLARASPPISSSSPGHLPPATCHSSHLGPGLSSHLLLQPRPPATCHLPPATPPTLARASPPISSSGPGHLPLLPPRPGPLATPPPARATCHSSHLGPGLSPLLLHSPLLTHPWPYTASPPPLLRSSLALPYTSA; this is encoded by the exons ATGGGAGGAGAGGCCCAGGCCAAGGTGGGAGGAGTGGCAGGTGGCAGGTGGCAGGTGGCCCGGGCCAGGGGAGGAGAGGCCCAGGCCAAGGTGGGAGGAGTGGCAG GCCTCTCCTCCTCCACTCACCTCATCCAGCCCAGGCCACCTGCCACTCCTCCCACCTTGGCCCGGGCCTCTCCTCCTCCAGCCCGGGCCACCTGCCACTCCTCCCACCTTGGCCCGGGCCTCTCCTCCCATCTCCTCCTCCGGCCCGGGCCACCTGCCACTCCTCCCACCTTGGCCCGGGCCTCTCCTCCCATCTCCTCCTCCAGCCCAGGCCACCTGCCACCTGCCACTCCTCCCACCTTGGCCCGGGCCTCTCCTCCCATCTCCTCCTCCAGCCCAGGCCACCTGCCACCTGCCACCTGCCACTCCTCCCACCTTGGCCCGGGCCTCTCCTCCCATCTCCTCCTCCAGCCCAGGCCACCTGCCACCTGCCACCTGCCACCTGCCACTCCTCCCACCTTGGCCCGGGCCTCTCCTCCCATCTCCTCCTCCGGCCCGGGCCACCTGCCACTCCTCCCACCTCGGCCCGGGCCTCTCGCCACTCCTCCTCCGGCCCGGGCCACCTGCCACTCCTCCCACCTCGGCCCGGGCCTCTCGCCACTCCTCCTCCACTCACCTCTCCTCACCCACCCCTGGCCCTACACTGCCTCACCCCCCCCACTACTCCGCTCTAGCCTAGCCCTGCCCTACACCTCTGCCTAA